A window of Pusillimonas sp. T7-7 contains these coding sequences:
- a CDS encoding tripartite tricarboxylate transporter substrate binding protein codes for MLRQNLYKLGATLGLALGLSGMSMAASFPEGAINLVVNYGAGGNTDVASRQLASGMEAFLKQSIVVVNKPGAMGTMGPTYLTRQKNDGYTFGVVTYSTVAIAPHLMNVPYTIDDFEFVAGFGRFRYGVAVRADSPYKDIQDLVDAAKKGEGLFFGAPSAPNNLAMFELAKVSGGKFEQILYKSGAETVIGLLSGQVDVIVQNPSDILPHIATGKIRMLASASPIRWPEQPDVPTIKEQGFPVEIDSWLGLAAPKGTSPEHVKVLESAALTAMKEPQVQKNFKAIGVDPAALTGAEYKQALADGYEIMGKAIKDANLPRVN; via the coding sequence ATGTTGAGACAAAATTTATATAAATTGGGCGCGACGCTAGGGCTGGCTTTAGGGCTATCGGGAATGAGCATGGCTGCATCGTTTCCCGAGGGGGCCATCAATCTGGTGGTTAATTACGGGGCAGGCGGCAACACCGATGTCGCGTCCCGACAATTGGCCAGTGGCATGGAAGCGTTTCTGAAACAGTCGATCGTGGTCGTCAACAAGCCGGGTGCGATGGGTACGATGGGGCCTACGTATCTGACTCGCCAAAAAAATGATGGTTATACATTCGGCGTTGTTACATACAGTACCGTAGCGATCGCGCCCCACCTCATGAACGTTCCATATACGATCGACGATTTTGAGTTCGTGGCGGGTTTTGGTCGGTTCCGGTATGGTGTCGCTGTTCGCGCCGACTCGCCATACAAGGATATCCAGGACTTGGTTGATGCGGCCAAGAAGGGAGAGGGCCTTTTCTTTGGCGCTCCGTCTGCCCCCAACAACTTGGCCATGTTTGAACTGGCAAAGGTATCGGGCGGGAAGTTTGAGCAAATTCTGTACAAGTCGGGTGCGGAGACGGTGATTGGGCTGTTGAGCGGACAAGTCGATGTCATTGTTCAGAACCCGTCAGATATTCTTCCGCATATCGCCACCGGAAAAATACGTATGCTGGCTTCGGCAAGCCCTATCCGATGGCCCGAGCAACCCGATGTTCCCACCATCAAGGAACAAGGCTTCCCCGTCGAGATCGATTCATGGTTGGGTCTTGCTGCACCCAAAGGTACATCACCAGAGCATGTCAAGGTGCTTGAATCCGCCGCATTGACTGCTATGAAAGAGCCTCAGGTCCAAAAGAATTTCAAGGCTATTGGCGTTGACCCAGCTGCTCTGACAGGGGCTGAATACAAGCAGGCTCTGGCCGATGGTTACGAGATCATGGGTAAGGCAATCAAAGACGCAAACTTGCCCAGAGTGAATTGA
- a CDS encoding 3-oxoacyl-ACP reductase has protein sequence MSTRRVALVTGAGKGIGLAATLALLKAGRSVAMVDRSAVDMAALIPQEYRQFVRLYTLDVTDAAAVAACLKQICTELGEVSILVNNAGISPKINGKSSGLLEVSDTEWDVVMEVNVKAIIKLCQLCVPAMKARQFGRIVNISSLAGRSKSIVAGISYMASKSAVLGLSRAIASEMGPFGITTNCVAPGRILTEMAMQAGPEVNEQYAQAIPVRRLGTPEEVGDAIAFLCQDSSGFINGAVIDINGGFYMP, from the coding sequence ATGAGCACACGGCGTGTAGCCCTGGTAACGGGGGCGGGAAAAGGTATTGGCTTGGCAGCAACGTTGGCCCTGCTGAAGGCCGGGCGTTCGGTCGCGATGGTGGATCGCAGCGCTGTCGATATGGCCGCCTTGATTCCCCAGGAGTATCGACAGTTCGTTCGGCTGTATACGCTTGACGTAACCGACGCTGCCGCTGTTGCCGCGTGCCTGAAACAAATCTGCACGGAACTTGGCGAGGTGTCGATTCTTGTCAACAACGCGGGCATTTCTCCCAAGATAAACGGAAAGTCCAGCGGTCTGCTTGAGGTATCAGACACAGAATGGGACGTCGTCATGGAGGTCAATGTCAAAGCAATCATCAAGCTGTGTCAACTATGTGTGCCAGCTATGAAAGCACGGCAGTTCGGGCGCATCGTGAACATATCGTCTCTGGCGGGACGATCCAAGTCGATCGTTGCGGGTATCAGCTACATGGCCTCCAAGTCGGCCGTGCTTGGCCTGTCTCGGGCGATTGCATCAGAAATGGGGCCATTCGGCATTACGACCAACTGCGTTGCACCGGGGCGCATTCTTACCGAGATGGCTATGCAGGCGGGCCCTGAAGTGAATGAGCAGTATGCACAGGCAATTCCTGTGCGCCGGCTGGGTACGCCTGAAGAGGTTGGTGATGCAATCGCCTTTCTGTGCCAAGACAGTTCGGGGTTCATCAATGGAGCCGTTATCGACATCAACGGCGGCTTTTACATGCCATAG
- a CDS encoding acetolactate synthase catalytic subunit yields MQTTLTPLTANGLVQSNTVAHAIVRALKRHGITTTFGQSLPSMLHLAAEQGGLKQVAYRTENAGGYMADAYARMTNTPAIVTAQNGPAATLLVAPLAEALKVSIPVIALVQDVARNQTDKNAFQDLDHIGLFQPVTKWVRRITDASRVDDYIDQAFAVACSGRPGPVALMLPADLLLEPAADSSRQHSLGRFPLDRTVASPESVARAAVLLAKARKPLVIAGGGAHISGAYQALTALQEDAHLPIATTVMGKGAVNEQHPLSVGVVGYFMGPNSTTRYQRPLVANADVILLVGTRTNQNATDSWQLYPKNAIYIHLDVDGHEAGRNYESERLVGDASLTLDALLLALKEQDLSLRASQRAQTEAVIAAGKEKGLSESLAVRTSNAQPIRPERIMHELQNILTEDSVVVADASYSSIWIANGLTALRAGQRFITPRGLAGLGWGFPMAMGAKEARPDAEVYCLVGDGGFGHVWAELETAARMNIKVTLILINNGILGYQKHAENVKFGAHTSAVHFASVDHAAIAHSCGCNGVRVTNPADLAGALEQARQGDKTTLIEVICDENAFPPITFYTPDAKVPT; encoded by the coding sequence GTGCAAACAACGCTTACTCCCTTGACCGCGAACGGGCTTGTGCAATCGAATACAGTAGCTCATGCGATTGTGCGGGCGCTTAAACGGCATGGCATTACCACTACATTTGGACAAAGCTTGCCCAGCATGCTGCACCTTGCCGCCGAACAGGGTGGCTTGAAGCAGGTTGCGTACAGAACGGAAAATGCAGGCGGCTATATGGCCGATGCATATGCACGCATGACCAATACACCTGCCATAGTGACCGCGCAAAATGGGCCTGCCGCCACTTTGCTGGTTGCGCCGCTGGCCGAAGCGCTGAAGGTCTCCATCCCGGTTATTGCGCTGGTCCAGGATGTGGCGCGGAATCAGACTGATAAAAATGCCTTTCAGGATCTGGACCATATAGGTCTTTTCCAACCCGTTACCAAATGGGTTCGCCGTATCACCGACGCCTCCCGCGTGGATGACTACATCGATCAGGCTTTCGCGGTTGCGTGTTCCGGCAGGCCGGGTCCGGTCGCATTGATGCTGCCGGCTGACTTGCTGCTCGAGCCTGCTGCGGATAGTTCTCGCCAGCATTCGTTAGGGCGCTTTCCACTGGATCGAACCGTGGCTTCGCCCGAATCAGTGGCGCGTGCTGCGGTACTGTTGGCCAAGGCGCGTAAACCCTTGGTCATTGCGGGTGGTGGGGCGCATATTTCGGGCGCCTATCAGGCGCTGACTGCCTTGCAGGAAGACGCTCATCTACCCATTGCAACCACCGTTATGGGCAAGGGCGCGGTCAACGAGCAACATCCTTTGTCTGTGGGTGTAGTGGGCTATTTCATGGGGCCCAACAGTACAACCCGCTATCAACGGCCATTAGTAGCGAACGCCGACGTGATCCTTCTGGTTGGCACGCGAACAAACCAAAATGCAACGGATTCATGGCAGCTTTACCCCAAGAATGCCATCTACATCCATTTGGATGTGGATGGACACGAAGCGGGACGCAACTATGAATCAGAGCGCTTGGTTGGCGATGCCAGTCTGACACTGGATGCCTTGCTGCTCGCCCTTAAGGAGCAGGACCTTTCATTGCGTGCATCCCAGCGCGCTCAAACTGAAGCCGTCATCGCCGCAGGTAAAGAAAAGGGTCTGTCCGAATCGTTGGCAGTGCGCACGTCGAATGCGCAACCTATCCGGCCAGAGCGGATCATGCATGAGTTGCAAAACATTCTTACCGAAGACTCCGTTGTGGTAGCGGATGCCAGTTATTCGTCGATCTGGATTGCCAACGGCTTGACAGCGCTCAGGGCGGGTCAACGCTTTATTACACCTCGCGGGCTCGCGGGTTTGGGCTGGGGTTTCCCTATGGCAATGGGCGCCAAAGAAGCACGCCCCGACGCCGAGGTGTATTGCTTGGTGGGGGACGGTGGTTTCGGCCATGTATGGGCGGAACTTGAAACAGCCGCACGGATGAACATCAAGGTAACGCTCATCCTGATCAATAACGGGATCCTGGGTTATCAGAAGCATGCGGAAAATGTAAAGTTCGGGGCGCATACATCGGCGGTGCATTTTGCGTCCGTCGATCATGCTGCTATTGCACACAGCTGCGGCTGCAATGGCGTGCGTGTGACGAATCCCGCAGACCTGGCCGGTGCACTGGAACAGGCACGCCAGGGCGACAAGACCACGCTGATTGAGGTCATCTGTGATGAAAATGCATTCCCGCCCATCACTTTCTATACCCCCGACGCAAAGGTTCCAACATGA
- a CDS encoding GntR family transcriptional regulator has protein sequence MTTNSTPFTRENITTLIYKRLKNKLMTGGYKPGDVMLLRVISEELGVSQTPVREALLQLVSERTLNMERGKSITVPVFDKKRLQDLRAIRLKLEVMAAEYAVQNITDADIDELAATHHRMMQCKLNEEREGTLLHNFEFHSTLYAASQMPDLIAIIEGLWAQTGPSLTYLYQPPFIHSQGAHPHLLVIDALKKRDTEGVVTAIVDDVNQYGSALMQRLPEEIA, from the coding sequence GTGACCACCAACTCCACGCCCTTTACCCGAGAAAACATTACGACGCTTATCTACAAGCGTCTGAAAAACAAGTTGATGACGGGCGGTTATAAACCAGGTGACGTCATGCTCCTACGCGTTATCAGTGAAGAACTCGGTGTTAGTCAGACCCCCGTACGAGAAGCCCTGCTGCAACTGGTGTCAGAACGGACACTGAACATGGAGCGCGGAAAATCCATCACCGTGCCCGTTTTCGACAAGAAACGGCTCCAAGACCTAAGGGCGATTCGCTTGAAGCTGGAAGTCATGGCAGCGGAATATGCAGTACAAAACATCACGGATGCGGATATCGACGAGCTGGCGGCCACCCACCATAGGATGATGCAGTGCAAGCTGAACGAAGAGAGGGAAGGCACCCTGCTGCATAACTTCGAGTTCCATTCGACACTTTATGCCGCCTCGCAGATGCCTGATCTGATTGCAATTATTGAAGGTCTGTGGGCCCAGACGGGCCCATCGCTCACTTACTTATATCAGCCACCCTTCATTCACAGCCAGGGAGCCCACCCGCATCTGCTCGTAATCGACGCCCTGAAAAAACGCGATACTGAAGGGGTGGTCACGGCCATTGTGGATGACGTCAATCAATATGGTTCGGCACTCATGCAGCGCCTGCCGGAAGAGATTGCGTAA
- a CDS encoding alpha/beta fold hydrolase, producing the protein MSIRFSPYLPHRSSTVEQLTIRGAVPYRIRRWAPEHGSSHNAPPLLLTHGWMDVGASFQRCVDYLSAGREVIALDWRGFGGSRSEQPIDSYWFHDYYADLDAIIDYISPTFPIDLLGHSMGGNISMTYAGACPTRIRRLINIEGFGLAKSDPSEAPARLSRWLSELKSPMSLRSFSNEQDIVDHLRIRSPRLDKEYGIWLARQWAELQPDGRWHLAADAAHKRVNPILYQSEETISTWSEIQAPMLWVEGERTDHDRRNGAKYPRSEFEERLKKVRSVERRVIHQAGHMIHLDQPEALAAAIEDFLSQ; encoded by the coding sequence ATGAGCATCCGATTTTCACCATACTTGCCGCACAGATCCAGTACCGTCGAACAACTCACAATCCGAGGTGCCGTACCCTATCGCATTCGGCGATGGGCTCCTGAACATGGTTCTTCACATAACGCGCCCCCGCTCCTCCTTACCCATGGCTGGATGGACGTCGGAGCATCTTTTCAACGCTGCGTCGACTATCTTTCCGCCGGGCGGGAAGTCATTGCATTGGACTGGCGGGGATTCGGTGGAAGCAGGAGTGAGCAACCCATCGACAGTTACTGGTTCCATGACTACTACGCTGACCTTGATGCGATAATCGACTATATATCGCCGACCTTTCCCATTGATTTGCTTGGTCATAGCATGGGTGGCAACATTTCGATGACATATGCGGGTGCGTGCCCAACGCGAATTCGCCGCTTGATCAACATTGAGGGCTTCGGACTTGCTAAATCCGACCCATCCGAAGCACCAGCCAGGCTTTCCCGATGGCTTTCAGAGCTAAAGTCTCCGATGTCTTTGCGATCTTTTTCAAATGAACAAGATATTGTCGATCACTTGAGAATCAGAAGCCCGCGACTCGATAAAGAGTATGGCATATGGCTCGCACGCCAGTGGGCGGAGCTTCAACCAGATGGCCGCTGGCACCTGGCAGCCGATGCCGCGCACAAGCGCGTAAACCCCATTCTTTATCAGAGTGAGGAGACCATTTCCACGTGGTCAGAAATCCAGGCTCCTATGCTTTGGGTTGAAGGCGAACGTACTGACCATGATCGCCGGAACGGTGCCAAATATCCCCGTTCCGAATTCGAAGAACGACTGAAAAAAGTACGGTCTGTTGAACGCAGGGTTATCCATCAGGCTGGCCATATGATCCATCTTGACCAACCCGAAGCTCTGGCCGCAGCCATAGAAGACTTCCTTTCCCAGTAA
- a CDS encoding NADH:flavin oxidoreductase/NADH oxidase: protein MSSKLFSPYSCRGVVLKNRVGVSPMCQYSADDGMPNTWHVVHLGSRAVGGAGLVMVEAASVAPDARISDKDIGIWNSAQVDQFRQITEFVKSQGAAPAIQLAHAGRKGSTQVPWLGRNAVPVHEGGWSTVGPSNTPFNDIYTVPREMTVQDIHRVINEFTDAAQRSLAAGFEVLELHMGHGYLLHQFLSPLSNTRNDDYGGGFEQRIAFPLQLTKAVREVWPDHLPLFVRISATDWIDGGWSVEDSIAFASLLASAGVDLVDCSSGSVVPDSRGPAAPGFQAPLAAAVRKGANIATAAVGLITEPQQAEDILASGQADLIFLARALLRDPYWPLRAQQELDGVNSWPIQYDRAVNPNALT from the coding sequence ATGAGTTCCAAGCTTTTTTCTCCATATTCATGTCGTGGCGTTGTCCTGAAGAACCGTGTTGGCGTATCGCCCATGTGCCAGTACTCGGCTGACGATGGTATGCCCAATACCTGGCATGTCGTACATTTGGGCAGTCGCGCAGTAGGCGGGGCAGGGCTGGTGATGGTCGAGGCCGCGTCTGTCGCCCCTGATGCACGCATCTCCGACAAAGACATCGGTATATGGAACTCTGCCCAGGTCGACCAGTTTCGTCAGATCACGGAGTTTGTAAAGAGTCAGGGCGCCGCGCCGGCAATTCAGCTGGCGCACGCAGGCCGCAAGGGTTCGACCCAGGTGCCCTGGTTGGGGCGGAACGCTGTGCCCGTGCACGAAGGCGGGTGGTCCACCGTAGGGCCAAGCAATACACCCTTCAATGATATATACACAGTTCCGCGCGAAATGACGGTGCAAGACATACACCGTGTCATCAATGAGTTTACCGATGCAGCCCAGCGCAGTCTGGCAGCAGGCTTCGAGGTGCTTGAGCTGCATATGGGGCACGGCTACTTGCTGCATCAGTTTCTGTCGCCGCTATCCAATACCCGTAATGATGATTATGGCGGAGGGTTCGAACAGCGCATCGCTTTCCCATTGCAGTTGACGAAGGCTGTGCGCGAGGTATGGCCCGATCATCTGCCTTTGTTTGTGCGCATATCGGCCACGGATTGGATAGACGGCGGGTGGAGTGTGGAAGACTCGATCGCTTTTGCCAGCTTGTTGGCCTCAGCCGGTGTTGATCTGGTTGATTGCTCCAGCGGCTCTGTAGTGCCCGATTCACGCGGCCCGGCGGCGCCTGGCTTCCAGGCGCCTTTGGCTGCCGCCGTGCGTAAGGGGGCCAATATTGCAACGGCTGCGGTTGGCTTGATTACCGAGCCTCAGCAGGCTGAAGACATTCTTGCATCGGGCCAGGCTGATCTGATCTTTTTGGCGCGAGCCTTGCTGCGAGACCCTTATTGGCCTCTGCGTGCTCAGCAGGAACTTGATGGCGTCAACAGTTGGCCCATACAGTACGACAGGGCGGTGAATCCCAACGCGCTTACTTGA
- a CDS encoding IclR family transcriptional regulator: protein MIVKQVQYAFQILEFFATRRNPATLSEISDHFGWPRSSTFNLIETLSLGGYLYEPKFRAGYYPTRKLFKLAHDTIVDGPISERLRACVVNIAARTDETAALCALSGPQTVFVEVVESSSPIRYFAHIGQRVPTEATSAGRALLSILSRKERGAILRKCDLRRYAPASLMSIDELEEEIEASKARGWAQNINGFEPDLVGLAVPLHLGERQFSLMVAGPSYRVLDRIPELIQILLDEVGHYLRERGEHD, encoded by the coding sequence ATGATTGTCAAGCAAGTCCAGTACGCATTTCAGATTTTGGAATTTTTTGCGACTCGCCGAAACCCGGCGACCCTGTCAGAAATATCTGATCATTTTGGCTGGCCTCGATCCAGCACATTCAACCTTATCGAAACCTTGAGCCTTGGCGGATACTTATACGAGCCAAAGTTTCGGGCAGGTTACTATCCTACCCGGAAATTATTCAAATTGGCCCATGACACCATAGTTGACGGTCCGATCTCAGAACGTCTGCGTGCTTGTGTCGTCAATATTGCTGCCCGAACAGATGAAACAGCTGCGCTCTGCGCATTGTCGGGACCGCAAACCGTATTTGTGGAAGTTGTTGAGTCCAGTTCGCCTATACGCTATTTTGCCCACATAGGACAGCGTGTGCCTACTGAGGCTACCTCCGCTGGCAGAGCTTTGCTGTCAATTCTGTCTAGAAAGGAGCGTGGCGCAATATTGCGTAAGTGTGACTTGAGGCGTTATGCGCCGGCCTCCTTGATGTCCATTGATGAGTTGGAAGAAGAGATAGAGGCTTCCAAAGCGCGCGGATGGGCTCAAAACATCAATGGTTTTGAGCCCGACCTTGTTGGCTTGGCTGTACCTCTGCATCTCGGCGAACGACAGTTTTCCCTTATGGTTGCGGGCCCATCCTATCGTGTGCTGGATCGTATTCCAGAGTTGATTCAAATATTGTTGGACGAAGTTGGTCATTACCTGCGTGAGCGTGGGGAGCACGATTGA
- a CDS encoding alpha/beta fold hydrolase, whose product MSKTAHGLHYVTDDLRVPWRQDASPVLFHHGIGTTLNIWSEWVPIIAVEHPVLRFDMRGFGLSAIPSVDHLWSLDEMVNDLWEVVDSAGHDAVHLVGESFGATVIMAAAIACPERVLSLRVLNGTFKGKGLGELSRWTAQFASGNSIAWSKRMMENRFAPDAAPPEALAWFEREQEKTMPHVAVGLGMVLAATDLTVGLKRLNTPLSVVLPDGSPFVPVEHGREMIRLVTRATLRIVAGVRHGLPFSHAKQEAQDLLASLSAQE is encoded by the coding sequence ATGTCTAAGACGGCTCATGGATTGCATTACGTCACTGATGATCTTCGTGTGCCTTGGCGTCAAGATGCTTCGCCCGTTCTATTCCATCATGGGATTGGCACAACGCTGAACATCTGGAGCGAATGGGTGCCCATCATCGCTGTAGAACACCCTGTTCTACGGTTTGATATGCGTGGCTTCGGGCTATCAGCCATTCCATCAGTAGATCACCTGTGGTCATTGGATGAAATGGTTAATGATCTCTGGGAGGTTGTCGATAGTGCAGGCCATGATGCGGTTCATCTGGTTGGAGAGTCGTTTGGCGCGACAGTCATCATGGCTGCTGCGATTGCCTGCCCGGAGCGCGTATTATCATTGCGCGTGCTGAATGGTACATTCAAAGGCAAGGGCTTGGGTGAACTAAGCCGGTGGACTGCACAATTTGCGTCGGGCAATTCAATCGCCTGGAGCAAGCGTATGATGGAAAATCGTTTTGCGCCAGATGCGGCTCCGCCTGAAGCATTGGCTTGGTTTGAGCGTGAGCAAGAAAAAACCATGCCTCATGTGGCCGTCGGATTAGGAATGGTTCTGGCTGCAACTGATCTAACGGTTGGTTTGAAACGGTTGAATACGCCCTTGTCAGTGGTTTTGCCGGATGGCAGCCCGTTTGTTCCCGTCGAGCATGGGCGTGAAATGATCCGTTTGGTAACCCGCGCCACTTTGCGGATTGTTGCGGGCGTAAGACACGGCCTGCCGTTTTCTCACGCAAAACAAGAAGCTCAGGACTTATTGGCCAGCCTAAGTGCCCAGGAATAG
- a CDS encoding class I adenylate-forming enzyme family protein produces MSTISSRLQHQAQRNGARTAVVFDDLLLTWSEVHDLSLKVSSMLRQRGVQKGDRVALVCSNRPAFLLTCFAIANIGAITVSVNTGLVGEGLLYPLIQSDATLVMIEGALLREKAGDLGDLLAAREVISFEDEQDLMAISAPFDPDSVYEGQGSDPVSIIYTSGTTGRPKGVLNCHEAFLASGRWMTDHLQITVDDRIMIFLPLFHTNPQMYAVMSALETGCAIVLRPKFSVSKFFDEARRFQCTMFTYVGTVLSMLTSRLKDPCHDHSITRCMGGGCPSGVWSIVQERFGIKPYELYGMTEIGGWVTSNSTQNYRFGSCGKARPDVSVRIVDDQDNILPPDSAGEIVVRPEHPFIFLLGYWNDPKTTWESSRNLWFHTGDVGVMDKDGYLYFQGRLKEIIRRGGENISPFELEVALLDYPEVKDAAVVGVPDEIFGEEIKAVIVPKRPFPPTSLIEFLKGRVAGYMIPRYVQFAQTIPRTETQKIQRHLLQRDDAGVIDLSYEVTDV; encoded by the coding sequence ATGAGTACGATTAGTTCTCGACTACAGCATCAAGCACAGCGCAACGGTGCCAGAACGGCCGTCGTGTTTGACGACTTATTGCTTACGTGGTCCGAAGTACACGACTTATCGCTTAAGGTCTCGTCTATGCTGCGCCAGCGAGGCGTCCAGAAGGGGGATCGTGTTGCACTAGTTTGCAGTAATCGCCCGGCATTCTTACTTACATGTTTTGCCATAGCCAATATCGGAGCGATCACGGTTTCGGTTAACACTGGCCTGGTCGGTGAGGGCCTGCTCTATCCGCTAATCCAAAGCGATGCCACTCTCGTCATGATCGAAGGCGCATTGCTGCGCGAGAAAGCCGGTGACCTGGGTGATTTGCTGGCAGCGCGCGAGGTAATAAGCTTTGAGGATGAGCAGGACTTGATGGCAATCTCAGCGCCGTTTGATCCGGATAGTGTCTACGAGGGGCAAGGCTCTGACCCGGTCAGCATCATCTATACCTCTGGCACTACCGGAAGACCTAAGGGCGTGTTGAACTGCCACGAGGCATTTCTGGCCAGCGGGCGATGGATGACGGATCACCTGCAGATTACCGTCGATGACCGGATTATGATTTTTCTGCCGCTCTTTCATACCAATCCGCAGATGTATGCGGTTATGTCGGCCTTGGAAACCGGATGCGCCATTGTGCTCAGGCCCAAGTTTTCCGTCAGCAAGTTTTTTGACGAAGCCCGTCGTTTTCAGTGCACCATGTTCACCTATGTAGGTACGGTGCTGTCGATGTTAACCAGCCGCCTGAAAGATCCTTGTCACGATCACAGCATAACGCGTTGCATGGGCGGCGGTTGCCCATCGGGTGTATGGAGCATCGTGCAAGAGCGCTTTGGCATCAAGCCCTACGAGCTTTATGGTATGACCGAGATTGGCGGGTGGGTGACGAGCAATAGTACACAAAACTATCGCTTCGGCTCTTGCGGCAAAGCGCGCCCTGATGTGTCGGTGCGCATTGTGGATGATCAGGATAATATCTTGCCACCCGATTCGGCGGGGGAAATCGTCGTGCGGCCTGAGCACCCCTTTATTTTTTTGCTAGGTTACTGGAACGATCCGAAAACCACATGGGAGTCATCCAGAAATCTATGGTTTCATACCGGCGATGTGGGTGTAATGGACAAGGACGGTTACTTATATTTTCAAGGCCGGCTCAAGGAAATTATTCGACGCGGTGGTGAAAATATTTCGCCCTTTGAGCTGGAAGTCGCCTTGCTGGATTATCCGGAAGTTAAAGATGCTGCTGTCGTTGGCGTGCCCGATGAAATCTTCGGTGAAGAAATTAAGGCGGTCATTGTTCCCAAGCGTCCGTTCCCCCCAACGTCACTTATTGAGTTCTTAAAGGGGCGAGTAGCGGGTTATATGATTCCCCGTTATGTGCAGTTTGCACAAACCATCCCTCGAACAGAAACCCAGAAAATACAACGACACCTTTTACAGCGTGATGATGCTGGTGTCATCGATTTAAGCTACGAGGTGACCGATGTCTAA